CGACGTTCCTGTATCCGACCCTTCTAAAGTTGTAACGCTCGATGACTTTGTAGATGGAAGCATGATGGTCAGAAAAGGCAAGAAGGTGTATCACAGGGTTTCTGTGAAATAAAGGAGATGATTTTTTGGATAGTTCTAAACAGTTGGGTGAAGAGCGGATTCTTCACCTTATAGTGAAGTTTTCTATACCTGCGATAGTCGGTATGCTTGTAAATGCAATATACAATGTGGTAGACAGGATATTTATAGGAAACTTTGTGGGGCCTGAGGCTTTTGCCGGAACTATAGTGGCCTACCCCTATATGATGATAGTCATAGCCTTCGGTATGCTGATAGGCATAGGTGCAACCTCGCTTGTATCTATAAGGCTAGGGCAGAACAAAAGAGATGAAGCGGAGCGGATTTTAGGAAACGGATTTTCTCTGCTTGTCATAACTGCTATTCTGCTCTCTGTGGTTACATTCATATTCCTAGAGCCTATACTTAGGGCATTCGGAGCTAGCGACATAACACTGCCCTACGCTTCAGAGTATTTAAGGATAATACTCTTTGGATTTGGCTTCCAGCTTATAGGCTTTGGAATGAACAACTTCATACGTGCTGAAGGCAGGCCCAGCATAGCCATGAAGACTATGCTAATAGGCGCAATCCTGAATATAATACTGGATGCTGTATTTATGATATGGTTTGATATGGGCATAAAGGGCGCAGCCTTGGCTACTGTTATAGCGCAGTTTATATCCATGGTATGGGTACTTAGGTATTTTTTCTGCGAGCTTAGCCTACTGAAGCTCAAGCGAGAGAACATACCCTTGAGGTTTGACGTTGTAGGTGGAATTCTCTCACTGGGTTCAGCCCAGTTCTCCATTCAGCTTGCCAACAGCGTAATCACGCTCCTCTTCAACCGCTCTTTCGGGCAGTACGGCGGAGACCTAGCTATATCGGCTTTTGGAGTTGTAAACAGTCTGTCTGTAATGATACTCATGCCTATGTTCGGAATAAACCAAGGTGCCCAGCCCATAATAGGGTATAATTACGGAGCGAAGAAATACGACCGTGTGAAAAAAGCTTTAAAGCTCGCAATTTTAGGAGCTACGGCGCTTTCAGTGCTTGGTTTTGTACTGGCTCAGACTGTTCCAGAGTTTCTGGCTTCCTTCTTCTCAGACAGCGAAGAGGTCACGTCTTCAGCTGCCCATGGAATACGGACTTTCTTTCTTGTATTCCCTATAGTTGGGTTTCAGATCATAAGCTCGAACTACTTTCAGGCCACTGGGAAGCCCAAGAAAGCCTTTTTCCTGAGCATGTCTAGACAGGTCATAATGCTTGTCCCAGCTATTCTGCTTTTGCCCAAGTTCTTTGGTGTAGACGGAATCTGGTACGCCATGCCTGTTGCAGACGCTATATCATCAGTCTTAACAGGTGTCCTCTTGTTTAGGGACATACGGGCTTTAAATTAAATACACATAAGAAAAGACGATCGCCTTTAAGCGATCGTCTTTTAAAATTATCCCAGCAGCTCGTCTCCTGGTTTCCATCCTGCCTTGCAGAGTCCACCTGTCTGAAGAGCTTTAAGCACTCTAAGCACTTCATCTACGCTTCTTCCAACGTCTAGATCGTTTACTGTAGAGAATCTTACTTTTCCTTCCGGATCTATTATGAAAAGTCCTCTCATAGCTATACCCTCTTCTTCTATAAGTACTCCATAGTCAGAAGAAGCTTTTCTAGTTCTATCCGATGCAAGCGGGTACTCCAGTATTCCAAGACTTCCATCTATCCAAGCTTTATGTGAGTGTTCACTGTCTGTACTTATCCCAAGTATGTCAGCCCCTATTTCCTCAAACTCGTCATACCTTCCACTGAAGGCCTGTATCTCTGTCGGTCAAACGAAAGTGAAGTCAAGCGGGTAGAAGAACATCACAAGCCACTTCCCTTTGTAGTCCTCAAGTCTTGCCACTCCAAAGTCCTCTCCGTCTCCCGAGATCATCGGAAGGCTAAAATCTGGAGCTTTTGCTCCTACTAATCTTTCCATTTCTTTTTCCTCCTCTTATAATAGAATTGATATTCATTATCATCAAGTTGTTTTAAATAAAGCAGAGAATATATATCTCTCTTGTAGTATATATTCCCTGCTTCTCTGCGTTTAAACATAAATTATAGTATTTTTTTATATTTTTTTATTTCTTCATAGTTTTAATCTATACTAAAACAGCCCCAGCGACTTGAGCCTGTTCTCCACTTTTATACCCGCTGCAGAGTTCAACCGCTTTACATAAGACATGTAGTCAGCGAAATCCTTTTTGCCTTCCACTACCTTTCCAAACACAGTCTTCTCTAGCGCACTCTTGGTCAAGTCCAGTTTTCTGTTTTCCAAGTTCTTCTCTATGTTCTTGAAGTAGTGGTAGAGCGTCATGCTTATGGCCTCTACAAGCTCCTCTTCGCTGAACTTCTTTTTGTGGAACTCTATCCTCTTGTCGTCCATCTCCTCGGAGTCGAGCACCTCTTTTATAAACCCAACAGCGCAGCTGCTCCCCTGGCAGTTGCCACATTCTCCGCCCAAGCAGAGATTTTCAACAGCAAGCCTAAGCTGTATATTTTGGCTTTTGAGCTCGTCTGCTACCTCTCTGTACTCGCTTTCTCTATGTCTGTTTTGAAGCATCTGTCTGGACATGTACACCGCAATAGCCACCACTATGGCGCTGCCGATTCCAAAGTACTTCCAGCTTACATACTCTACCGGAAGCGAGTCGTATAGCTTTGTAAAACCAAATATCAGGAACACTATTGAAGAAACCAGCTTTATATATATCTCTGGAACCTTGTCTCCTATCTTGACACCTACGAATATACCTAGACTGCTTGTAAAAACCATTCCAAGCACTGTTCCTGCCAGCACAAATGCCGCAAAATCTGCATAAGTAGATATCGTCATAGCGGCTAGCTGAGTCTTGTCTCCAAGTTCACCTATAAAGAATGCCAGCGCCACAGTCAGCACAGGTCCGTATTTCTCTTTCACTTCATCCTCATCGCCGTCATCTACTCTAAGGCCCCAAAGTCCGAACACGAGAAACATAACTCCTCCCAGTATCTGAAGGTAGTCTAGGTCTATGTACCTTGCAAGTATCGTTCCAAACAGTATGGCCAGCCCGTGATTCAGCATGGAACCTATTCCTACTCCTAAAAGCACTTTTCTGGTGCTGTACTTGGTGGCGAATGTCATGGCCAGAAGCTGGGTCTTGTCTCCCATCTCGGCTATAGTTATAATCATAAACGCCCTTATCATCTCCATAATCATATGCCTCATCTCCTCAATTAGTTATTATAGCACAGCCCCATGGCGTTTAAGAGGTTTTTTGTGTGGTATAATACTATATATCTAATTTGGAGGTGTTTTGATGTATAAATTTGGATTTATAGGTATTGGAAATATGGGCTATTCCATAATAAAAGGCCTTATGAAAAGCAATTCAAATGAGGATTTCAGCTTTTACGACATCTCGTCTGCAAGAGCTGAACTCATAGAGTCAGAGCTTGGGATAGCTCCGTCTAAGAGTATGGAAGAGCTTGTATCCAATTCCAAGTATGTTTTTCTAGCTGTAAAACCTCAGATATACAGGGTGGTCATGGACAGCATCAAAAGCTATATAAAGCCTGATCACGTTGTAATAACTATAGCGCCTGGATTTGACATGGAGACTGTCAAAATGTACCTTGGATCTAGCACCAGAGTCATACGCTCTATGCCAAACACGCCTGCTCTTGTAGGAGAGGGAATGAGCGTTATAACTTTCTCTGACGACGAATACTCTGATTCAGAGGTGAAAGAGATAAAGAGCATATTTCTTTCATTTGGTGAAATGGAGATAATAGACGAGTCGCAGATGAATGCAGTAGTGCCTATCTCAGGGAGTTCACCAGCATACGTTTATATGTTCATAGAGGCCATGGCCGATGCCGGAGTGTCTATGGGACTTCCTAGGAATCTTGCTTACAAGCTGGCTTCGCAGTCAGTGCTTGGCTCAGCCAAGATGGTGCTTGAGACAGAGTCCCACCCTGGAGAGCTTAAAGATGCAGTTTGTTCGCCTGGCGGAACTACTATAGAGGCCGTTACAGTCTTAGAAGAGCGAGGCTTTAGATCCGCTGTAATAGAGGCTATGAAAGCAGCTTACAGCAAGACCCAGAAGCTGGGCTAAACTAAAAACAGAGTCTGGACTCCCGCGGGAAATCCAGACTCTATTTTTATCTTATAGAAAACGACACTGCATCTTCAGGCAAAAGTGGCTTGCTAAAAAAGTATCCCTGTACATAGTCTGTCCCTTGAACCAAAAGCTGACTGTACTCCTCTTGATCTTCCACCCCTTCTGTAACTACCTTGAATTTCAGTCCATGGCATATGGATATTATCCCCTCCATCACCTGGGCCTCTTCAAAGTTCACAAATCTGTCTTTTATGGACTTGTCCAGCTTCACCTTTGTGACAGGCAGGTAGGCCAAGTAGCTGAGCGAAGAATACCCTGTTCCAAAGTCGTCTAGGGCTATTCCCATTCCCAAGTCCCTTATGGCCTTAAGGCTTCTTATGTTCTCCTCTCTGTTTTCCATAAGCACCGTTTCTGTTATCTCTATCTCAATAAGAGAAGGGTCTATTCCGCTTGACTCGATCTGCTCTTTCAGAAACTCGACAAAGTTCTCCTGCCTTATCTGAAGCGGAGACACGTTTATAGCCACCGGCTTTAAATCATGTCCTTCCTCTTTCCATTCTAGAAGCTGTCTTATGGCCTCTTTTACCACCCATTCACCTATTGGGACTATCAGCCCTATCTCCTCTGCCACACCGATAAATACAGCTGGAGATAAATCCGAGTTCGCCATCCTTATGAGCGCTTCAAAATAAGCTATTCTTTTTTCGCCTGCATCTATGACCGGCTGGTATAGAAGCTTGAACTTTCCATTTTCCACAGCATCCCTGAGATCGCTCTCTAAGTTGACTTTCCAGTCTAAACTTCTCATCATATCATCACTGAAGTAGTGGCATCTGTTTTTCCCAAGTTTTTTAGCGTCGTACATGGCTATATCAGCTTTCATTATCACTTCCTCTGAGGTTATGGCGTCTATTGGATATATTGCTACTCCAACACTTGCAGTTATATGGTTTTTAATGCTCTCTATGGAGTTGTGCATCTTAAATGATTTAAACACCGTATCTACGCAGCTTTTTATTTCCTTGTACTCTATTACAGATGGCATGTGGACCACAAACTCATCGCCTCCAACTCTGTACGCTGTGGAGCCATGAGGTATTTTTGAGAGCAGAAGATTCCCTAGGTGCTTTAGCACCTTGTCTCCATAGGAATGCCCCAGAGTGTCATTTATGTTTTTAAAGTTATCTATATCTATGAGTATTACCGAGCCCTTTCCATCTCTCTCTATATGGTATGATATATCCTCGGAACACTTTCTTCTGTTGAATAGATTTGTCAGCAAATCGCGTTCAGCTAAGAAACTTATATGTTCCTCGCTTGACTCCAGCTTATCGACCATCTCTTTCAAGTCTTCATTCTTAGACATAAGCTTTGTCTGAGCTTCGCCTAGCTGCTTCTGGTTCTGCCTCAACATTTCATTTGTGCTTAAAAGCTCATAGCTTACAAACCCTGAAACTGAAGATATCAGAGCTCCTGTAGCTATTATTATGTAGAACAGACTAGACTTCCCCGAAAATCCTTCTTTGGGAAAAGCTCTTATTGTCAGCTTAGAGTCGTACAGCTCTATGTCTACTGAGTCTACTTCGTCATCTTCTACCTGAGTCTCGCTGTCTAAATTGCTCCAGACCACACTATCTGACGCTTTGAACCCATCTTTCGAAACAAGAGTTACATACATATCCTCTGACAGAGCTTTGACTCCGCTGTATTCTATTATTTTATTGTAGTCGAAAACCATGGATATCTGTCCAAGATAGTCTCCATCAGACTCTACCGGTATTCTCACTATAAACCCTGTTCCGCCCTCCACTAGCTCTACGGGAGCTGTGAATATGGTCTCTTTTGTTCTTTTAGTGTAGAGTATCCAGTCCTTTTGAGCTTCTATTTCAGCAAGATCTCTGCCTATCCCTGATTTGTTTTCTTCATATGGATATGTATGGGTTATGGTCGTGTCTGTTAAGAAGCTTATATTTCTCATGACATCGTCGCCAACTCCATATGTCTCTTCCCCAAAATCCGAAAACTCCTCTTGGTCGAAAGTCGGATTCCTTCCTATATAGTCTTTAAAACCGCTTGCTGCAACTATCTTATAGGCTATAGAGGTCTGTATATCATCTTCTATATCAGACAGGGACTCCTTCAGCTTTTGCTCTTGGTGCTCCTTCTCTCTTGTGTATTCCAAAGCTGATGTAAAAAGGAATATAGCCACAACTAGCAGAAATACACCAAAAGCTTTTAAGTAATTATTTTTCAAGGATTCCAGGGCAAACACCCCCTTATCTATTTTGGCTTACACCTTAATATATACCTAAGTTGCAGTGCTTTAATCTTCTTTGTCGAACTCCTGCTCTATGTCTTTTTTCTTTTTCCAGCTTCGCTTTTTAATCCACGTCGCCGCCGCCCGCTCTACTACAAATATGGGGACAGTGTTGTATATAGAGTAACTAAACGAAACCATATTGAGCACAATCAAAAAACCAACTGAAAAATAATAAAGACCCGCCACAAGATTAAGTATCCCCTGAACTTTATCACAGTTGAAACTGCTCTTTTCCTTGCTATGTATATCTATCCCATCTGATATGCAGTACACCGCTCTAAAGATCAAAACCACTCCCCAGAGTCCAAGCACGCTGCCGAACAACTTAAACGCCGCAAGCTTTTCAATCTCCATAATAATCCCCCTGAACTTCTAATCCGATATTTAATTCCCTTCTTCTTAATATACCCATTCTACAAGATTAAACCAGTTCTCCCTTTGAAATTACAGAAAAGTCCAAATTCCATATGGAGTTTCTGGAATTTGGACTTTCCCTATATTTTCTATTCTACTTTCACCTTTAACATCTCCACTCCAGCTATATCCTTTACAGAAAACTCTCTGTTTTCGTATACGCCGTAGGAGCTCGGATGGCCTCCTTTTGGAAGCGTTATAGAGCCAGGGTTGAACAGATAGAAGTGCTCTTTCTTCTCAGCAACAGGTATATGTGTATGGCCGTGGACCATTACGTCAAATGCTCCTTTCGGCAGCTTCGACTCGTTGTAGATATGTCCATGTGTGATGAAGAACTTGAGTCCGTCCACAAATATTATGCTGTAGTCTGCTGTGATGTCGAAGTCAAGCACCATCTGGTCCACTTCGCTGTCGCAGTTTCCACGCACAGCCATCACTTTGTCTCTGTACTTGTTCAGTACGGGTATAAGGTCTTTCGGGCTGTACTCCTCTGTAAGCGGGTTTCTGGCGCCGTGGTAAAGCAGATCTCCCAGCAGCACAAGCTGATCCGGCTTCTCCTTTTCGTATATCTCCTCTATCTTCTTTCCGTAGTGATATGAGCCGTGTATATCCGATATAAAAAGCAGTTTCAAAACTTTCCCCTCCTTTAAAATTCTAAAAAAAGGGCAGCCTTATAAGCTACCCTTTCGTCTATATTCTTATATCTCTATTGTGCTTCTCCACTCTTTTATAGTGTACTTACGAGATTTTTCCTTTATAACTGGATCGTTCTCTACAAGCTCTCTAGCCTCTTCTTCGCTAGCTGTGTTGTATATCATAAGTCCTCCGCTGTGATCTGTGAAAGGTCCTTTTGCGAATATCTTGCCTTCTTCTATATACTTTGCAAGGTAAGCCTTGTGCACGTCTAGCACCTCTGCGTCCTTCTCAGCGTCTATAGTCTCCATTATAACTGCGTAAAGTATCATTTTCATTCCTCCTAGTCTAAATTATTTCAAATCCATTATAACACAGATTCGCTAGTATCTAATGTGGAATTTGCCGAAATAGCCCTTGATTTCCTCTCTCAAAAGCTCCAGCTCCTCTTTTTTATACGGTGTATAGCTCTTCCCGGAGAGTATGTTCCCGCTGTCTCTGTAGTTCTGAAGGGTGTATTTCATACTGCCCTTTATTCTCTTGGCTATTTTCAGTATGTCCGCTGTGCTCAGAAGCTCCTTGCATATGGTGGTTCTGAACTCGTAGTCCACTCCTGACTCTCTTATAAGCTCTATAGACTCCTCTATCGTCTCTATGTCCACTTTTTCAATGGCAACACTTCTGTAGTTCTGAATTGGGGCCTTTATGTCCATGGCTATATAGTCTAGCAAATTTCTTTCCAAGAGGTCTCTCAAGGCTTTTGGAGAGGTTCCATTTGTATCCAGCTTTATCAGATACCCCATGCCTTTTAGCTTTAAGATAAACTCATCAAGCCCTTGCTGCAGCGTAGGCTCTCCGCCGGTTATGCAGACTCCATCCAGATATTTTTTCCGTTTTTCAAGCTCAGAGAAGAGCTCCTCCTCGTCTATATTCTCTCCCATATTGTAGACAAGCTCTCTGTTGTGGCAGTACGGACAGCGGAAGTTGCAGCCGCCTGTGAAAACCACGGCCACAATCTTGTCTGGGTAATCTATAAATGAAGATTTCTGAATTCCCTTTACCTTCAAACTATATCACGTCTTCCATTTCTTTCTCGTTTTCAGCCTCTAAGCTAGCTTCCGGTGAGAATTCCACTCTGTCCTTGAACTCCTCTTTCTTGCCCTTGTTCCAGGCCTGTACAGGCCTGTGGAATCCAACAACTCTAGTCCAAACTTCAGACTCCTGTCCGCACTGTGGGCATTCGAAATGCTCTCCCTTAAGGTATCCGTGCTCAGGACATATGCTGTAGGTAGGAGTCACTGTGAAATAAGGTATAGAGCTATTCTCAAAAGCCCTCTTTATAAGCAGCTTTGTGGTCTCCACGCTGTCTATCTCTTCTCCTATAAAGCCGTGAAGCACTGTTCCTCCAGTGTAAAGCGTCTGAAGTGGCTCCTGCTGCTCTATGGCCTCGAAGACATCTTCTGTATATCCTACAGGAAGCTGTGTAGAGTTTGTGTAGTAAGGCTCGTTCTCTCCCTGAGTGTATATCTTAGGGTAGAGCCTCTTGTCCATTCTGGCGAATCTGTAGGCCGCTCCTTCCGCTGGAGATGCCTCAAGGTTCCAAAGACTTCCCGTCTCCTCTTGGAATATGCTTATAACCTTGTTCATAAACTCCATTATCTCTACAGCGAAGTCTCTTCCCTCTTCTGTAGTTATGTCTTTGCCTAGAAGGTTTACGCAAGCTTCGTTCATTCCGTTTAGCCCTATTGTGCTGAAGTGGTTTTTGAAGTACTCTCCTGTGCCGTCCTTTACACCCTGGAGGTAGAACCTAGAGTATGGATAGAGCCCTGCGTCCATATACCTCTCTAGTATGTCCCTCTTCACTTCGCATATCTCCTTGGCGTACTCCATAAGGTCTCTGACTCTCTTCTTGAACTCCATCTCATCTTTCGAGAGGTATCCAAGCCTGGCCATATTCAAAGTCACCACGTTTATAGATCCAGTCAGAGGGTTTGCTCCGAAAAGCCCTCCTCCTCTTTTTCTAAGCTCTCTGTTGTCAAGTCTCAGCCTGCAGCACATAGATCTCACGTCTTCTGGAGACATGTCGCTGTTTACGAAGTTTGCAAAGTAAGGCGTTCCGAACTTTCTAGTCATCTCCATTATGCTGTCCGCCACCTCCGACTCCCAAGGGAAGTCGTCAGTTATGTTTATAGTAGGTATAGGGAAGCTGAAGCTTCTACCTGCTCCGTCACCTTCCATCATCACTTCGCAGTATGCCTTGTTGAACATATCCATCTCCGCCTGGAACTCTCCGTACACCTTCTCCTGTCTCTTTCCACCCACAACTACAGGCATCTTCTCCAGCAGCTGATGAGGTTTTATGTCAAGAGTTATGTTTGTAAAAGGAGTCTGGAAGCCTACCCTTGTAGGTATGTTGAGGTTGAATACAAAGCTCTGTACAGCTTTCTTGACTTCGCTGTAGCTTAAGTTGTCGTAGTATATAAAAGGAGCCGCATAAGTGTCTAGAGAGCTTACAGCCTGTGCTCCGGCTGCCTCTCCCTGAAGAGTGTAGAGCCAGTTTACAATCTGCCCTAGAAACGACTGTAGATGCTTAGGAGGATTTGACTCTATCTTTCCAGACGCACCTTTG
This Andreesenia angusta DNA region includes the following protein-coding sequences:
- a CDS encoding MATE family efflux transporter, which encodes MDSSKQLGEERILHLIVKFSIPAIVGMLVNAIYNVVDRIFIGNFVGPEAFAGTIVAYPYMMIVIAFGMLIGIGATSLVSIRLGQNKRDEAERILGNGFSLLVITAILLSVVTFIFLEPILRAFGASDITLPYASEYLRIILFGFGFQLIGFGMNNFIRAEGRPSIAMKTMLIGAILNIILDAVFMIWFDMGIKGAALATVIAQFISMVWVLRYFFCELSLLKLKRENIPLRFDVVGGILSLGSAQFSIQLANSVITLLFNRSFGQYGGDLAISAFGVVNSLSVMILMPMFGINQGAQPIIGYNYGAKKYDRVKKALKLAILGATALSVLGFVLAQTVPEFLASFFSDSEEVTSSAAHGIRTFFLVFPIVGFQIISSNYFQATGKPKKAFFLSMSRQVIMLVPAILLLPKFFGVDGIWYAMPVADAISSVLTGVLLFRDIRALN
- the proC gene encoding pyrroline-5-carboxylate reductase, whose product is MYKFGFIGIGNMGYSIIKGLMKSNSNEDFSFYDISSARAELIESELGIAPSKSMEELVSNSKYVFLAVKPQIYRVVMDSIKSYIKPDHVVITIAPGFDMETVKMYLGSSTRVIRSMPNTPALVGEGMSVITFSDDEYSDSEVKEIKSIFLSFGEMEIIDESQMNAVVPISGSSPAYVYMFIEAMADAGVSMGLPRNLAYKLASQSVLGSAKMVLETESHPGELKDAVCSPGGTTIEAVTVLEERGFRSAVIEAMKAAYSKTQKLG
- a CDS encoding bifunctional diguanylate cyclase/phosphodiesterase — its product is MEYTREKEHQEQKLKESLSDIEDDIQTSIAYKIVAASGFKDYIGRNPTFDQEEFSDFGEETYGVGDDVMRNISFLTDTTITHTYPYEENKSGIGRDLAEIEAQKDWILYTKRTKETIFTAPVELVEGGTGFIVRIPVESDGDYLGQISMVFDYNKIIEYSGVKALSEDMYVTLVSKDGFKASDSVVWSNLDSETQVEDDEVDSVDIELYDSKLTIRAFPKEGFSGKSSLFYIIIATGALISSVSGFVSYELLSTNEMLRQNQKQLGEAQTKLMSKNEDLKEMVDKLESSEEHISFLAERDLLTNLFNRRKCSEDISYHIERDGKGSVILIDIDNFKNINDTLGHSYGDKVLKHLGNLLLSKIPHGSTAYRVGGDEFVVHMPSVIEYKEIKSCVDTVFKSFKMHNSIESIKNHITASVGVAIYPIDAITSEEVIMKADIAMYDAKKLGKNRCHYFSDDMMRSLDWKVNLESDLRDAVENGKFKLLYQPVIDAGEKRIAYFEALIRMANSDLSPAVFIGVAEEIGLIVPIGEWVVKEAIRQLLEWKEEGHDLKPVAINVSPLQIRQENFVEFLKEQIESSGIDPSLIEIEITETVLMENREENIRSLKAIRDLGMGIALDDFGTGYSSLSYLAYLPVTKVKLDKSIKDRFVNFEEAQVMEGIISICHGLKFKVVTEGVEDQEEYSQLLVQGTDYVQGYFFSKPLLPEDAVSFSIR
- a CDS encoding YciI family protein, with protein sequence MILYAVIMETIDAEKDAEVLDVHKAYLAKYIEEGKIFAKGPFTDHSGGLMIYNTASEEEARELVENDPVIKEKSRKYTIKEWRSTIEI
- a CDS encoding ribonucleoside triphosphate reductase yields the protein MARVQKRNGDIVGFDVTKIEEAIFASAKSVGGTDREEAKRLSHMVEQIVKEAFGGGVPTVEDIQDIAEKVLIEEGHAKTAKSYILYRKKREEIRDVKNLLMDAESLVDDYVSLDDWRVNENANMGFSLQGLNNHIVESITKKYWLNKIYRKELRDPHIKGDIHIHDLGLLAPYCCGWDLEALLQHGFKGASGKIESNPPKHLQSFLGQIVNWLYTLQGEAAGAQAVSSLDTYAAPFIYYDNLSYSEVKKAVQSFVFNLNIPTRVGFQTPFTNITLDIKPHQLLEKMPVVVGGKRQEKVYGEFQAEMDMFNKAYCEVMMEGDGAGRSFSFPIPTINITDDFPWESEVADSIMEMTRKFGTPYFANFVNSDMSPEDVRSMCCRLRLDNRELRKRGGGLFGANPLTGSINVVTLNMARLGYLSKDEMEFKKRVRDLMEYAKEICEVKRDILERYMDAGLYPYSRFYLQGVKDGTGEYFKNHFSTIGLNGMNEACVNLLGKDITTEEGRDFAVEIMEFMNKVISIFQEETGSLWNLEASPAEGAAYRFARMDKRLYPKIYTQGENEPYYTNSTQLPVGYTEDVFEAIEQQEPLQTLYTGGTVLHGFIGEEIDSVETTKLLIKRAFENSSIPYFTVTPTYSICPEHGYLKGEHFECPQCGQESEVWTRVVGFHRPVQAWNKGKKEEFKDRVEFSPEASLEAENEKEMEDVI
- a CDS encoding TMEM165/GDT1 family protein, whose protein sequence is MIMEMIRAFMIITIAEMGDKTQLLAMTFATKYSTRKVLLGVGIGSMLNHGLAILFGTILARYIDLDYLQILGGVMFLVFGLWGLRVDDGDEDEVKEKYGPVLTVALAFFIGELGDKTQLAAMTISTYADFAAFVLAGTVLGMVFTSSLGIFVGVKIGDKVPEIYIKLVSSIVFLIFGFTKLYDSLPVEYVSWKYFGIGSAIVVAIAVYMSRQMLQNRHRESEYREVADELKSQNIQLRLAVENLCLGGECGNCQGSSCAVGFIKEVLDSEEMDDKRIEFHKKKFSEEELVEAISMTLYHYFKNIEKNLENRKLDLTKSALEKTVFGKVVEGKKDFADYMSYVKRLNSAAGIKVENRLKSLGLF
- the yfcE gene encoding phosphodiesterase gives rise to the protein MKLLFISDIHGSYHYGKKIEEIYEKEKPDQLVLLGDLLYHGARNPLTEEYSPKDLIPVLNKYRDKVMAVRGNCDSEVDQMVLDFDITADYSIIFVDGLKFFITHGHIYNESKLPKGAFDVMVHGHTHIPVAEKKEHFYLFNPGSITLPKGGHPSSYGVYENREFSVKDIAGVEMLKVKVE
- a CDS encoding anaerobic ribonucleoside-triphosphate reductase activating protein; translated protein: MKVKGIQKSSFIDYPDKIVAVVFTGGCNFRCPYCHNRELVYNMGENIDEEELFSELEKRKKYLDGVCITGGEPTLQQGLDEFILKLKGMGYLIKLDTNGTSPKALRDLLERNLLDYIAMDIKAPIQNYRSVAIEKVDIETIEESIELIRESGVDYEFRTTICKELLSTADILKIAKRIKGSMKYTLQNYRDSGNILSGKSYTPYKKEELELLREEIKGYFGKFHIRY
- a CDS encoding peroxiredoxin, producing the protein MERLVGAKAPDFSLPMISGDGEDFGVARLEDYKGKWLVMFFYPLDFTFVUPTEIQAFSGRYDEFEEIGADILGISTDSEHSHKAWIDGSLGILEYPLASDRTRKASSDYGVLIEEEGIAMRGLFIIDPEGKVRFSTVNDLDVGRSVDEVLRVLKALQTGGLCKAGWKPGDELLG